The Buttiauxella selenatireducens genome has a window encoding:
- the nagA gene encoding N-acetylglucosamine-6-phosphate deacetylase, with amino-acid sequence MSDVTALKSTHIVTPDGIRAGYLLIENGTILGIEDSWSGPATDYGSSYLMPGFVDIHVHGWGRGSFAYKGDHASLVNMSRDLVSSGVTSYLATSGTMPDDFLKSSLAAAAEYLEAATPSDGAEVIGVHMEGPWINPKHLGMQRADCLQSPSIEGFEQFNAQARGHIRLVTLAPELEGSLPFIRYLHGKGITVSAGHTDATFDQITAAIDAGLKHFTHAFSAMRGFHHRELGVVGALMYYPDVYAEVAKQSGITIKPQAFDILYRLKGDRRLVLMSDCMGYADFPEGYEFHHYLRQETFRIRHGKLEITAKNGDCQQVSPDDWPVVSGLEMNFLDSVKNIVGRLEKGLESVAQIACHNPAVLAGVASRKGSLAAGKDADILCLDQALNLTHVWCRGVHQPLPDVR; translated from the coding sequence ATGAGTGACGTCACGGCTCTAAAATCAACGCATATTGTGACACCAGATGGCATTCGCGCCGGGTATTTGCTCATTGAAAACGGCACTATCCTCGGCATTGAAGACAGCTGGTCCGGCCCGGCCACGGATTATGGCAGCAGTTACCTGATGCCAGGATTTGTCGATATTCATGTGCATGGCTGGGGGCGCGGCTCGTTCGCCTATAAAGGCGATCATGCCTCGCTGGTCAACATGAGCCGCGATTTAGTCAGTAGTGGCGTCACATCTTATCTGGCGACTTCCGGCACCATGCCTGACGATTTTCTGAAATCATCTTTAGCCGCCGCCGCTGAGTATCTTGAAGCGGCGACGCCATCGGATGGCGCAGAGGTCATCGGTGTGCATATGGAAGGGCCGTGGATAAACCCTAAGCATCTGGGAATGCAGCGGGCTGATTGCCTGCAATCCCCGTCGATTGAGGGTTTTGAGCAGTTTAACGCGCAGGCAAGAGGACATATACGTCTGGTCACACTGGCACCGGAACTGGAAGGCTCTCTGCCCTTTATCCGCTATTTGCACGGTAAAGGGATTACGGTTTCTGCCGGACATACCGATGCCACCTTTGATCAGATTACCGCCGCCATTGACGCCGGTCTGAAGCACTTCACCCATGCTTTCAGCGCCATGCGCGGTTTCCATCACCGCGAGTTGGGTGTCGTGGGCGCGTTGATGTATTACCCGGACGTGTACGCAGAAGTGGCAAAACAAAGTGGGATCACCATTAAGCCCCAGGCCTTTGACATCCTCTATCGCCTGAAAGGGGATCGCCGGCTGGTGCTCATGAGTGATTGCATGGGTTATGCCGATTTTCCAGAGGGTTACGAATTTCATCACTATTTACGCCAGGAAACGTTTCGCATTCGTCATGGGAAACTGGAAATCACCGCGAAGAATGGCGACTGCCAACAAGTCTCTCCGGATGACTGGCCGGTGGTGTCCGGGCTGGAAATGAATTTCCTGGATTCCGTGAAAAATATCGTCGGACGTCTGGAAAAAGGCCTGGAATCGGTGGCGCAAATTGCCTGCCATAACCCAGCGGTGCTTGCGGGAGTGGCATCAAGGAAAGGTAGTCTGGCTGCGGGGAAAGACGCGGATATTCTCTGTCTTGATCAAGCGTTAAATCTGACTCATGTGTGGTGCCGCGGCGTCCACCAACCGTTACCCGATGTCAGATAA
- a CDS encoding toxin-activating lysine-acyltransferase: MGINGFDVIAPGVLGGEASSAEVLGAAVWLWMHSEFHRELALETLPAVLLPIIEKQQYLLACENGKPVFFLSWMWMDEDAERRYLEAPGIMTQERDWFSGPRLWLRDWVAPFGHTSAMKRLVTEYLFPEHCMRALWHRGVTHGKCVKNFRGAKVSQQQAEDWRTAHPVTVSIKEFPARTLP, encoded by the coding sequence ATGGGCATTAACGGATTTGATGTGATTGCACCGGGTGTGCTCGGTGGGGAAGCCAGCTCAGCTGAAGTACTGGGTGCCGCGGTCTGGCTGTGGATGCATTCGGAATTCCATCGCGAACTGGCACTGGAAACACTGCCCGCCGTACTGCTGCCGATTATCGAAAAGCAGCAATACCTGCTGGCCTGCGAAAACGGCAAACCGGTGTTTTTCCTGAGCTGGATGTGGATGGACGAAGACGCCGAGCGGCGTTATCTGGAAGCGCCTGGCATTATGACGCAGGAACGTGACTGGTTCAGCGGACCGCGTCTGTGGCTGCGCGACTGGGTCGCCCCTTTCGGGCATACCTCCGCCATGAAACGCCTGGTGACGGAGTACCTGTTTCCGGAGCACTGCATGCGCGCGCTCTGGCACCGTGGCGTGACGCACGGCAAATGCGTCAAAAATTTTCGCGGCGCGAAAGTCAGCCAGCAACAGGCTGAAGACTGGCGCACCGCACACCCTGTGACTGTTTCAATAAAAGAATTCCCGGCAAGGACGCTACCATGA
- a CDS encoding ShlB/FhaC/HecB family hemolysin secretion/activation protein — protein sequence MGCLLLSASGYSAPGDQELIRQQENQRAREAALAPETPDVRLSAPSSSSGRLQFPKETPCFPINTVELQNRRSLPHWLPLQKIANQANGQCLGSGGINLLMSALQNRLIDSGYVTSRVVAPQQDLTRGSLMLALVPGNIRHVALTPQSGHYVTRFTAFPAHGGNLLDLRDIEQGLENLQRVPTVQASMEIVPGEKPGESDIALSWQQSKMWRVGASLDDSGSRSTGRYQGGVTVYGDNLLSLSDTLYLSAGSSLHAPEGKGTHNYTGQYSLPFGYWATSLTASNNSYYQTVAGLNGDIRYSGESNNIDWQLSRVLHRNASQKTSFTYDVIARDSKNFVNGTEVDVQRRQTAAWKIGLQHRHYIDAATLDAGISYQRGTRWFGAIPASEEYYGEATALSKIIQLNAQLDAPFVLAAQNFRYNVQYLRQMSNTPLTPQDQFSIGGRWTVRGFDGERTLSADRGWTVRNELAWQTPVPNHQLYLGVDYGEIGGHGSEYNLGNHLAGGAVGLRGGLWGASYDTFVGIPLSKPDGFTTDPVTLGFNLNWQY from the coding sequence TTGGGATGTTTATTGCTATCAGCAAGCGGTTATTCCGCCCCGGGAGACCAGGAATTAATACGTCAGCAGGAAAACCAGCGTGCGCGTGAAGCCGCTTTAGCCCCGGAAACTCCTGATGTGCGGCTTTCTGCGCCGTCGTCGTCTTCTGGCAGGTTACAGTTTCCGAAAGAAACCCCGTGTTTCCCAATTAATACCGTTGAACTGCAAAACCGCCGTTCACTTCCGCACTGGTTACCGTTGCAAAAGATCGCCAACCAGGCCAATGGGCAGTGCTTAGGTTCCGGCGGCATAAACCTGCTGATGAGCGCCCTGCAAAATCGCCTGATCGACAGCGGATATGTCACCTCCCGTGTGGTGGCTCCCCAGCAGGATTTAACGAGAGGCTCTCTCATGCTCGCCCTCGTGCCGGGCAACATTCGCCATGTGGCGCTCACCCCGCAAAGCGGCCATTACGTCACTCGTTTCACCGCATTCCCGGCGCATGGAGGCAACTTGCTGGATTTGCGCGATATAGAACAGGGGCTGGAAAACTTACAGCGCGTGCCGACGGTACAAGCCAGCATGGAAATCGTGCCGGGTGAAAAACCGGGCGAAAGTGATATCGCCCTGAGCTGGCAGCAAAGCAAAATGTGGCGTGTGGGGGCATCGCTTGATGACTCCGGCTCGCGCAGCACCGGGCGCTATCAGGGCGGGGTGACCGTTTACGGCGATAACCTGCTGAGCCTGAGCGACACACTTTATCTTTCCGCTGGCAGCTCACTGCATGCGCCGGAAGGCAAAGGTACCCACAACTACACCGGTCAGTACTCCCTGCCATTTGGCTATTGGGCAACCAGCCTGACGGCCAGTAACAACAGTTATTATCAGACGGTGGCCGGTTTAAATGGTGATATTCGCTACAGCGGTGAAAGCAATAATATCGACTGGCAGTTAAGCCGTGTGCTGCACCGCAACGCCAGCCAGAAGACCTCATTCACTTATGATGTGATTGCCCGCGATTCAAAAAACTTCGTCAACGGCACCGAAGTTGACGTACAGCGTCGTCAGACTGCCGCCTGGAAAATCGGTTTACAACATCGTCATTATATTGATGCCGCCACACTTGATGCCGGTATCAGCTACCAACGCGGCACGCGCTGGTTTGGCGCCATTCCTGCCTCCGAAGAGTATTACGGTGAGGCGACGGCACTGAGCAAAATCATCCAACTTAATGCCCAGCTTGATGCGCCTTTTGTGCTGGCCGCGCAGAACTTCCGTTACAACGTGCAGTACCTGCGCCAGATGAGCAACACCCCACTTACGCCGCAGGATCAGTTCTCTATTGGCGGGCGCTGGACGGTACGCGGTTTCGATGGCGAACGCACGCTGAGCGCCGACCGCGGCTGGACGGTGCGCAATGAACTCGCCTGGCAAACTCCGGTGCCGAATCACCAGCTTTATCTCGGCGTCGACTACGGTGAAATCGGCGGCCACGGCAGCGAGTACAACCTCGGTAACCATCTGGCGGGCGGCGCGGTGGGTCTGCGCGGCGGTCTGTGGGGTGCCAGTTACGACACGTTTGTGGGGATCCCGCTTTCTAAACCCGACGGTTTTACGACCGATCCGGTCACGCTCGGCTTCAACCTGAACTGGCAGTACTGA
- a CDS encoding PTS transporter subunit EIIC, with the protein MNANFKNEIQTFGRSLLLPIAVLAPVGMVMGICSALGQNYMIEKLPFLGNAIFKDLLSSLGLISSVVFQNIPLLFAMGVAYGMSKKEKGIAVFASVVAYLTLLISMHVHLKLAGQLAKGDLSLVGQGMVLGIQTLKIEALGGIIAGLLAAKVTDKYYRLQLPLAFAFFSGKKSVAILSIAFTIPVGLAIPFIWDLFTAGMNSLSTVMMAPDIGAGIYMTLNRLLIPFGLHHVLSSTVRFTAAGGTYLIDGQTYVGILPAMNKILFELGPNHPAWKEYMPTLTSYLASSQMLTTLFRVPAIGLAMYHMAYMKNRKFAKGMILTVVLTAVLGNVTEPLEFSFLFIAPKLFIVYAVLCGLLTIPLQMLDVSVGYIRGTIFDFGIFGLMYEHTQWLNLILLGIVNFVVFYFVFRFAIRKFDIKTPGRESDMGDSTLLNNKEYDKVAALVVEGLGGKSNIKRVENCVSRLRIDLADQKKLDMTILKEAGALGTFIPSSNHIHVVFGPHVEFVRNAVDDAMAKQEK; encoded by the coding sequence ATGAACGCTAATTTTAAGAATGAAATACAAACGTTCGGACGGTCGTTGCTATTACCTATTGCTGTGCTGGCACCTGTCGGCATGGTTATGGGCATTTGTAGCGCGCTGGGCCAGAACTATATGATTGAAAAGTTACCTTTTTTAGGTAACGCCATTTTTAAAGACTTGCTCTCATCGCTTGGTTTAATCAGCAGCGTGGTATTCCAAAATATCCCTCTGCTTTTTGCGATGGGTGTCGCTTATGGCATGTCGAAAAAAGAAAAAGGCATCGCCGTTTTTGCCTCCGTTGTGGCCTACCTCACGCTGTTGATTTCAATGCACGTGCACTTAAAACTGGCAGGCCAGCTTGCGAAAGGGGATTTATCGCTGGTTGGGCAAGGCATGGTGCTGGGGATCCAGACGTTGAAGATCGAGGCTCTTGGCGGCATCATCGCCGGTCTACTGGCGGCAAAAGTGACGGATAAATATTACCGTTTACAGTTACCGCTGGCCTTTGCCTTTTTCAGCGGTAAAAAATCCGTCGCCATTTTATCCATTGCTTTTACCATCCCTGTCGGCCTGGCCATTCCCTTCATCTGGGATCTGTTTACCGCCGGAATGAACAGCCTTTCGACGGTCATGATGGCGCCTGATATTGGTGCCGGGATCTATATGACGCTCAATCGTCTGTTAATCCCCTTCGGTTTACACCATGTTTTAAGCTCTACCGTTCGCTTTACCGCAGCCGGTGGGACCTACTTAATTGATGGGCAAACTTATGTCGGTATCTTGCCGGCAATGAATAAAATTCTGTTTGAGTTAGGACCAAACCATCCAGCGTGGAAAGAATATATGCCAACGCTGACCAGCTATCTTGCGTCTTCGCAAATGCTGACAACCTTGTTCCGTGTTCCAGCTATCGGCCTGGCGATGTACCACATGGCCTACATGAAGAACAGAAAGTTCGCCAAAGGCATGATCCTGACGGTGGTATTAACTGCGGTGCTCGGGAATGTCACCGAACCACTGGAATTCTCCTTCCTGTTTATTGCGCCGAAGCTGTTTATTGTTTACGCCGTGTTGTGTGGTCTGCTGACTATCCCACTACAGATGCTTGATGTTTCCGTGGGCTATATTCGTGGCACTATTTTTGACTTTGGCATCTTTGGTCTGATGTATGAACACACTCAGTGGCTCAACCTCATTCTGTTGGGCATCGTTAACTTTGTGGTGTTCTACTTTGTCTTCCGTTTCGCCATTCGCAAGTTCGACATTAAAACGCCGGGCCGCGAAAGTGATATGGGCGACAGCACCCTCTTGAACAATAAAGAGTACGACAAAGTCGCCGCTCTGGTCGTGGAAGGTCTTGGTGGCAAAAGCAATATTAAACGCGTCGAGAACTGCGTATCACGCTTGCGTATCGATCTTGCCGACCAAAAGAAACTGGATATGACCATTCTGAAAGAAGCGGGAGCGCTGGGAACCTTTATTCCGTCCAGTAACCATATTCATGTTGTTTTTGGCCCTCATGTTGAGTTCGTCCGCAACGCGGTGGACGATGCCATGGCCAAACAGGAGAAATAA
- a CDS encoding class-II fumarase/aspartase family protein produces MRALYDSKSKTIDDKGMKALFTHEARVQSWLDVEAALATAQAKVGIIPASAAKNIAENCQLDRIDLAEVERLLREIGHGFVPVIKVLVKACDEESGKYVHYGVTTQNIQQTAHLLLVKQFHQQLMSFVDATLENLARLALQHKDTLMAGRTHGKHALPITYGYKVSVWIYELLGAVERMQEAEKRVFTVMMGGAVGAFHATGEPGRQVQDLVAEALDMHPMRVPSRNARVYRAEYISNLCLLATTFHKIAEEVYQTSSEEFGEVSEAFAKGTVGSSTMPQKVNPKLAKGIIANAQRLYAVMTSSLYVCPRPFEADSSAYFIFDANLQESIELMAEIVLRAEELTRTLIVDKSRMQQNVMLTHGLINSEKIMMSLVERLGKDPAHELVYTMAMRSTHEGLDYGSVLRNEPVIRDNFTDDEIRELLDPAAYTGLCAVLAEELAHTVFARKE; encoded by the coding sequence ATGCGCGCACTTTATGATTCAAAAAGTAAAACCATTGATGACAAAGGAATGAAAGCCTTGTTTACCCACGAAGCCCGGGTTCAGTCCTGGCTTGATGTGGAGGCTGCGCTGGCGACGGCACAGGCTAAGGTCGGCATTATTCCTGCTTCAGCGGCAAAAAATATCGCCGAAAACTGTCAGCTTGATCGTATTGACCTGGCAGAAGTCGAGCGCCTGCTGCGGGAAATCGGGCACGGATTTGTGCCGGTGATTAAAGTGCTGGTCAAAGCGTGCGATGAAGAAAGCGGCAAATATGTGCACTACGGGGTGACGACGCAAAACATCCAACAAACCGCGCATCTCCTGTTGGTGAAGCAGTTCCACCAGCAGCTGATGAGTTTTGTGGATGCCACGCTTGAGAACCTGGCTAGACTTGCCCTGCAACACAAAGACACCCTGATGGCGGGACGCACTCACGGAAAACATGCCCTGCCAATTACCTACGGTTATAAGGTGTCGGTATGGATTTACGAGCTGCTGGGTGCCGTTGAACGGATGCAGGAAGCGGAAAAACGCGTCTTTACCGTGATGATGGGAGGTGCAGTGGGTGCCTTCCACGCCACCGGAGAACCGGGGCGGCAGGTGCAGGATCTGGTCGCAGAAGCACTGGATATGCACCCAATGCGCGTGCCTTCCCGCAATGCACGAGTCTATCGCGCCGAATACATCAGCAATTTGTGCCTGCTTGCCACCACCTTCCACAAAATTGCCGAAGAGGTTTATCAGACATCCAGCGAGGAGTTTGGTGAAGTGTCAGAGGCCTTTGCCAAAGGCACTGTCGGCAGCAGCACGATGCCGCAAAAAGTGAACCCGAAACTGGCGAAGGGAATTATAGCGAACGCCCAGCGACTGTATGCCGTGATGACATCGTCATTGTACGTCTGTCCGCGTCCGTTTGAGGCCGACAGTTCTGCCTATTTCATCTTCGATGCCAACCTACAAGAAAGCATTGAATTGATGGCAGAAATCGTTCTTCGCGCTGAAGAGCTGACCCGCACACTGATCGTCGATAAATCGCGTATGCAGCAAAACGTGATGCTGACGCACGGTCTGATCAACAGCGAAAAAATCATGATGAGCCTGGTTGAACGGCTAGGGAAAGATCCGGCGCATGAACTGGTCTACACCATGGCGATGCGCAGTACTCATGAAGGGTTGGATTACGGCAGTGTGCTGCGCAACGAGCCGGTGATTCGCGATAACTTCACTGATGACGAAATCCGTGAGTTGCTTGATCCGGCTGCCTATACCGGCCTTTGCGCGGTGTTGGCAGAGGAACTGGCTCACACCGTTTTTGCCAGAAAGGAGTGA